A window of the Echeneis naucrates chromosome 3, fEcheNa1.1, whole genome shotgun sequence genome harbors these coding sequences:
- the serf2b gene encoding small EDRK-rich factor 2, producing the protein MTRGNQRELARQKNAKKQNETSKGKRGDDGLSAAARKQRDAEIMQQKQKKADEAGKSSTKSK; encoded by the exons ATGACCA GGGGAAACCAACGCGAACTTGCACGGCAGAAGAATGCCAAGAAGCAGAATGAAACCAGTAAAGGGAAGAGGGGAGACGATGGACTGTCCGCTGCTGCAAGGAAGCAGAG GGATGCTGAGATaatgcagcagaagcagaagaaagCGGATGAAGCTGGGAAAAGTAGTACCAAGTCCAAGTAA